TCACCCCTCCGAGTATCACGCTAGCGTTCATTTATCTGCTCTCCATGCGGCTAAAATCCCTGCCTCTCAAAGTATGCACTTTTTGATGACTTGTCATAAACAGCGATTTTAGCACCCTTGCGCGTGAAATTCCCGCTTCGAGTAGTGGAAGCCTGTTTGTCCGGTAATTGTGCGTGAAAGGCGCTGATATGGTAAACTTTTTTCTCGTTTTATATTGATGTGAGGAAGAATGGACCAAAAAGATAAAGAAATATTAAATTTCATCCAGACAGGATTTCCTGTCGACGAACACCCCTACGCGGTGATCGGCAAGCAGGTCGGGGTTTCCGAAAAGGAGGCCTACGAGAGGGTGACAAAGCTGAAAGAGGATCATGTCATCAGGAGAATAGGGGCGACGTTTGATTCCCGCAAGCTCCACTTCACCAGCACGCTCTGCGCGGCGAAGGTTCCCCCTGAGCGCATTGAGGAGATAGCGGCAATAGTAAGCGAATACCCGGAAGTGACGCACAACTACGAGCGGAACCACCCATACAACATATGGTTCACGCTCATCGCCGAATCGGTTGAAAGAATAGAACAGATATTGAGCGAGATAAAGAAGAAGGCGGCAATCCCGGAGATTCGCAACATGCCCGCAAAGCATATGTTCAAGATCAAGGTAGATTTCAAATTCAAGGACGGGAGGGAAGAGGTAGAATGAATCCCGAAATAAAAAAGATAGACCAGGACATCATGCGTTGTTTGCAGGACAACATCCCCGATTCCATACGCCCGTATAAGGATATTGCCGACACGGTGGGGCTTTCCGAAAAAGAGGTTATCGAGAAGATACGCTTTTACAAGGAGAAGGGGTGGATACGGAGATACGGAGCGACGCTCAGGCACCACAACGCCGGATTCAAGGCGAACGGCATGGGGGTTTGGAGCGTGCCGGAAGAGAGCGAGCGAGAAGAGCTGGGAGCCGAGATGGCGGGATTTCGCGAGGTCTCGCACTGCTACGAAAGGCCTTCCTACGAGGATTGGCCTTATCACCTATTCACAATGATGCACGGAGAGACGAAGGAAGAGGTTATGGAAATCGCAAAGCGCATTTCCGAGAAGACCGGCGTAAAGGAATATAATGTCCTTTTCAGCTCGCGCGAGTTCAAGAAGTCGAGCATGAGGTATTTTGGATAATGGCATGGCGGGGGTTCCCGTTTTGATTTTCAGTTTTTGGAGGTTTTGAAATGAGTTTAATGGTTATCGGCACGGTCGCTTTTGATTCCGTGAAAACACCTTTCGGCGAAGCCGATAATGTGCTTGGCGGTTCCGCCACATACTTCTCGGTTTCGGCAAGTTATTTCACCTCAGTGCGCCTAAAGGCGGTCATTGGTGAAGATTTCCCGGACGAGCATATGAAGGTTTTTGCGAAACACAAGATAAATACTGACGGCCTCCAGAGGCTTCCGGGGAAAACGTTCAGCTGGAAAGGTTCATACGGTTTCGACCTGAACACCGCTACCACGCTTGAGACGAATCTGAACGTCCTTTTGGATTTCAATCCGAAGCTGAGCGACGAGGACAGAAAAGCGGGATTCGTTTTCCTGGCAAACATAGACCCTTCATTGCAGATTGAGGTCATCAAGCAGCTTGA
This sequence is a window from Nitrospinota bacterium. Protein-coding genes within it:
- a CDS encoding AsnC family transcriptional regulator, translated to MNPEIKKIDQDIMRCLQDNIPDSIRPYKDIADTVGLSEKEVIEKIRFYKEKGWIRRYGATLRHHNAGFKANGMGVWSVPEESEREELGAEMAGFREVSHCYERPSYEDWPYHLFTMMHGETKEEVMEIAKRISEKTGVKEYNVLFSSREFKKSSMRYFG
- a CDS encoding AsnC family transcriptional regulator, with product MDQKDKEILNFIQTGFPVDEHPYAVIGKQVGVSEKEAYERVTKLKEDHVIRRIGATFDSRKLHFTSTLCAAKVPPERIEEIAAIVSEYPEVTHNYERNHPYNIWFTLIAESVERIEQILSEIKKKAAIPEIRNMPAKHMFKIKVDFKFKDGREEVE